One segment of bacterium DNA contains the following:
- a CDS encoding 4Fe-4S dicluster domain-containing protein gives MEAHLGHPLSQCYQCGKCSAGCPAAYTMDEPPNRVIRLLQLGLYDRALAQNSYWVCSSCETCTARCPRNVEIKEIMELLRHDAFRRGVTSGERAVVVFHKAFLKTVEWFGRLYEPGLIMLNNLLSGHFFKDFAAAPGMVFKGKIKLFPGRGADNAAVRRIFKYSREEAPRGEV, from the coding sequence ATGGAAGCGCATCTCGGCCACCCGCTGAGCCAATGCTACCAGTGCGGCAAGTGCTCCGCCGGCTGCCCCGCCGCGTACACGATGGACGAGCCGCCCAACCGCGTTATACGTCTCCTCCAACTCGGCCTGTACGACCGCGCGCTCGCGCAGAACTCCTACTGGGTGTGCTCCAGCTGCGAGACTTGTACGGCGCGCTGCCCCCGCAACGTCGAAATCAAAGAGATAATGGAGTTGCTCCGCCACGACGCGTTCCGCCGCGGCGTGACGTCCGGCGAGCGAGCCGTCGTCGTCTTCCACAAAGCTTTCCTCAAAACGGTGGAGTGGTTCGGCCGCCTCTACGAGCCCGGCCTTATCATGCTCAATAACCTTTTGAGCGGCCACTTCTTCAAGGACTTCGCCGCCGCTCCCGGTATGGTCTTCAAGGGGAAAATAAAACTCTTCCCCGGCCGCGGCGCGGACAACGCCGCCGTGCGCCGCATCTTCAAGTACAGCCGCGAGGAGGCGCCGCGCGGTGAAGTTTAG
- a CDS encoding CoB--CoM heterodisulfide reductase iron-sulfur subunit B family protein encodes MKFSYYPGCTLHSTAVEYDLSARAVCKTLGIELVDIPGWACCGATSAHSVKELVAYALPAHTITSATEDAVVAPCAACYNRLRYTDVNLREDAHLRAEVEEALGRPYRAGVAVRHLLDIIANDVPQEDIKANLAGTLGGVKVVCYYGCLLTRPKDVAAFDDMEEPRTMDRLMELCGAEVLDWPRRVVCCGAAFSLSRTDVVYHMTGKILASALKAGADAVVVACPMCQSNLDLRQPAILKKLGLEGRVPAVYFTQLMGLCMGYSVGELGFGKIMVDTSPLIKKITAGRAQAAAPAEG; translated from the coding sequence GTGAAGTTTAGCTATTACCCCGGCTGCACCCTCCACTCGACCGCGGTGGAGTACGACCTGTCGGCTCGAGCGGTTTGTAAGACGCTGGGCATCGAGCTCGTGGATATACCGGGGTGGGCGTGCTGCGGCGCGACGTCCGCGCACTCCGTTAAAGAGCTCGTCGCCTACGCGCTGCCGGCCCACACCATAACCAGCGCGACGGAGGACGCCGTTGTCGCCCCGTGCGCGGCTTGCTACAACCGCCTGCGCTACACGGACGTGAACCTGCGCGAAGACGCGCACCTCCGCGCCGAGGTCGAGGAAGCCCTGGGGCGGCCGTACCGCGCCGGCGTCGCCGTCCGCCACCTGTTGGATATAATCGCCAACGACGTACCCCAAGAGGATATAAAGGCCAATCTCGCCGGCACGCTCGGCGGCGTTAAAGTGGTATGCTACTACGGCTGCCTGCTCACGCGGCCCAAGGACGTCGCGGCCTTCGACGATATGGAAGAGCCGCGGACGATGGACCGCCTTATGGAGTTGTGCGGCGCCGAGGTATTGGATTGGCCCCGCCGCGTCGTATGCTGCGGCGCCGCGTTCTCGCTGTCGCGCACCGACGTCGTGTACCACATGACGGGCAAGATCCTCGCGTCGGCGCTTAAAGCCGGAGCCGACGCCGTCGTCGTCGCGTGCCCGATGTGCCAGTCCAACCTCGACCTGCGGCAGCCGGCTATTCTGAAGAAGCTCGGCCTGGAAGGCCGCGTTCCCGCCGTCTACTTTACCCAACTGATGGGTTTGTGCATGGGTTACTCGGTGGGCGAGCTCGGCTTCGGTAAAATCATGGTAGACACGTCGCCTTTAATTAAAAAGATAACCGCCGGCCGCGCCCAAGCGGCGGCACCCGCCGAAGGATAA